A stretch of Canis lupus baileyi chromosome 7, mCanLup2.hap1, whole genome shotgun sequence DNA encodes these proteins:
- the TDRD6 gene encoding tudor domain-containing protein 6 isoform X5 — translation MCSTPGLPTPGASLALRVSFVDVHPEVVPVQLWGLVGERREEYVRLSREIQEAAATRGPGALGGASAAPGELCLVQVGLLWHRCRVVSQHSLESRVFLLDEGRTVTAGAGSLAPGRSEFFHLPSEVLGCVLAGLVPAGGGGGGGGGEPQHWPSRAVDFLRRLQGKQVHGRVLDVLLLHRLVLVEVPALFQQMQELGLARQVPHSLFRSLLKRYLTAASAGLGCGAPVLSRAPPKQEQPGLDYFYPQLQLGVTEPVVVTQVCHPHRIHCQLRSLSQEIHRVSESMAQIYRGSTGTGDDNWTSATREESPDKPGSPCASCGLDGHWYRALLLETFRPQRCAQVLHVDYGRKELVSCSSLRYLLPEYFRMPVVTYPCALYGLWDGGRGWSRSQVGDLKALILGQAVNAKIEFFCSFEHVYYVTLYGEDGINLNCVFGVQSCCLADRFLQSQGVEEEGEEEEQETALQSPSPAQKAGEEISLPALQSVRLKINAFYDAQVEFVKNPSEFWVRLRKHKGTFSKLMRRMCSFYSSASKLDGVVLKPEPDDLCCVKWKENGYYRAMVSRLDDRSVDVFLVDRGSLENVGWYDVRMLLPQFRRLPVLALKCTLADIWPLGKTWSQEAVSFFKKTVLHKEIVIHVLDRQDNQYVIEILDESRTGEENISKVMAQAGYAKYQEFETKETISVSAPSPGHVSNHFISADNKISLAKKIEVKQKAKRDHKTAPVSEIVTDTAVITDTPTGLVVQDKEERLSVHSPPIQNFLDMKPGSSCKGELKVGSTVEVKVSYVENPGYFWCQLTKNIQGFKTLMCNIQDYCKSTATPYQGTTPACLAKRTVNGKWSRAVISGSQSAEHVKVMFVDYGDKDMVSVKSIYSISEEFLKVKAQAFRCSLYNLIQPTGQNPFVWDEKAIRAFSEFVDNAWEDNLELKCTIFALASVHDEELFNVVDLLTPFQSACQFLVEKQLARAVKLQKPLESSVQLHSYYYSTHDMKIGTEELVYVTHIDDPWTFYCQLGRNASILEQLSYNITQLSKVLLNLKTSPLIPGTLCLAKYTDGNWYRGIITEKEPNKVFFVDFGNIYVVTSDDLLPIPDDAYDVLLLPMQAVKCSLSDIPDSIPEEITTWFQETVLDKSLKALVVAKDPDGRLIIELYDDSIQINANINEKLGLLGYKGETRKKETEALLTVTETLEVKKENMRSSPKEYLSKSAENKLCSMEILGESYKSKVSSACKETKLLRSSTKTNLITQYQDSRENKGHQVCPLTTAKKGESFAEPPLKATKLEATLSERNIEDSCNKDLPLKFSEFPQKVIMPGFKTAVYVSHINDLSDFYVQLTEDEAEITHLSERLNDVRARPEYYSGPPLQREDVICAIFPEDNLWYRAVVREQQPNDLLSVQFIDYGNVSVVHASNVGKLDLINALLPGLCIHCSLRGLRVPEILKCKEMMQYFSQRTDEVQIRCEFVKFQDKWEVILADEHGIIAEDMIRRYAFCEKSQVGLSDQIIKSTCSKSVKKTNIDTSLFLNWYKPKMKMIRAYATVIDGPEYFWCQFADTEKLQYLEVEVQTAGEQVTDWRSCVPCPHIGDPCIVRYREDGHYYRALITSICDDYLVSVRLVDFGNVEDCVDPKALWNIPSELLVVPMQAFPCCLSGFNISEGVCPQEGNDYFYEIVTEDVLEITILEIKRDVCNIPLAIVDLKSKGKSINEKMKKYSKIGVSDLPYEKKCPEIKGALGSLSPEVGLKKPSSKAGQEKTLSVEPQTDDERVEKDFNIIETKPSKFYNPDIDDIFEAFENPCKDNIGPEVLERKIECHLVDKAKFDDKYLMAGFNALLPQASETKEILELNSLEVPLYPDEESKEFLELESIELQHSLVGDEEKEELGLVPPIVPLPQGCDTEATLQPFPVQLPLSCESEKQPELELPTAQLCLDDKINPLSLRVGQKAQESTCAEDTGKSSCVECFEDQHRLSLHLHGKNHDPNLQIEMNIYKEEFTDYKNRDAISSLTLFSEEESRDGKNHDALQLHISAQPENTYTLKGFTVGSKCVVWSSLRNTWSKCEILEIAEEGTRVLNFSNGMEEIVKPENVWNGIPKLDKSPSEVSLSLSLCLFSRKRVWK, via the exons ATGTGCTCCACGCCCGGGCTGCCCACGCCGGGGGCCTCGCTGGCCCTGCGGGTGTCGTTCGTGGACGTGCACCCCGAGGTGGTCCCGGTGCAGCTCTGGGGGCTGGTGGGCGAGCGGCGGGAGGAGTACGTGCGGCTGAGCCGGGAGATTCAGGAGGCGGCGGCCACGCGCGGCCCGGGGGCGCTGGGCGGCGCCTCGGCCGCGCCGGGCGAGCTGTGCCTGGTGCAGGTGGGGCTCCTGTGGCACCGCTGCCGCGTGGTGAGCCAGCACTCGCTGGAGAGCCGCGTCTTCCTGCTGGACGAGGGCCGCACCGTGACGGCGGGCGCGGGCTCGCTGGCGCCGGGGCGCAGTGAGTTCTTCCACCTGCCCTCCGAGGTGCTGGGCTGCGTGCTGGCCGGCCTGGTGCccgccggcgggggcgggggcgggggcgggggcgagccCCAGCACTGGCCGTCCAGGGCCGTGGACTTCCTCCGGAGGCTGCAGGGCAAGCAGGTGCACGGGCGGGTGCTGGACGTGCTGCTGCTCCATCGCCTGGTCCTTGTAGAAGTGCCCGCGCTGTTCCAGCAGATGCAGGAGCTCGGCCTGGCCCGGCAGGTGCCGCACAGCCTCTTCCGCTCGCTGCTCAAGCGCTACCTAACGGCGGCCTCTGCTGGCCTGGGCTGCGGGGCCCCCGTCCTGTCGCGAGCCCCTCCCAAGCAGGAGCAGCCCGGCCTGGATTACTTCTACCCGCAGCTGCAGCTGGGCGTCACGGAGCCCGTGGTGGTAACCCAGGTGTGCCACCCCCACCGCATCCACTGCCAGCTCCGGAGCCTCTCGCAGGAGATCCACCGCGTGTCCGAGAGCATGGCCCAGATATACCGGGGTTCCACGGGGACGGGGGATGACAACTGGACCAGTGCCACCCGGGAGGAGAGCCCAGACAAGCCTGGTTCTCCGTGTGCGTCCTGTGGGTTGGACGGACATTGGTACAGAGCGCTCTTGCTTGAGACTTTTCGGCCCCAGCGCTGTGCCCAGGTGCTCCATGTAGACTACGGAAGGAAGGAGCTGGTGAGTTGTAGCAGCCTCCGCTACTTGCTGCCTGAGTATTTTCGCATGCCCGTGGTGACCTACCCTTGTGCTTTGTATGGACTCTGGGACGGTGGGAGAGGCTGGTCTCGGTCACAGGTCGGTGACCTGAAGGCACTGATCCTGGGCCAGGCAGTGAACGCAAAGATTGAATTTTTCTGTTCCTTCGAGCATGTTTATTATGTCACCCTGTACGGAGAAGATGGGATCAACCTGAATTGTGTATTCGGAGTCCAGTCCTGTTGCTTGGCTGACCGATTTCTTCAGAGCcagggagtggaggaggagggggaggaggaagaacaAGAAACGGCTCTTCAGTCGCCGTCGCCTGCGCAAAAAGCGGGTGAAGAGATTTCCCTCCCAGCCTTGCAATCAGTCAGGTTAAAGATAAACGCCTTCTATGACGCCCAGGTAGAGTTTGTTAAAAACCCTTCCGAGTTTTGGGTTAGGTTGAGGAAACACAAAGGCACCTTCAGCAAGTTGATGAGAAGAATGTGCAGTTTCTATTCCTCAGCCAGTAAGCTGGATGGGGTAGTTTTGAAACCGGAGCCCGACGACCTTTGCTGtgtcaaatggaaagaaaacgGCTATTATCGGGCTATGGTCTCCAGGTTAGATGACAGGAGTGTCGATGTGTTCCTAGTCGACCGTGGCAGTTTGGAAAATGTGGGTTGGTATGACGTGAGGATGCTGCTTCCTCAGTTTAGGAGACTACCCGTATTGGCTCTAAAGTGCACACTGGCAGATATTTGGCCTTTGGGGAAAACTTGGAGCCAGGAggcagtttccttttttaaaaagactgtgcTCCACAAAGAAATAGTTATCCATGTCCTTGACAGGCAGGATAATCAATATGTTATTGAGATTCTTGATGAATCAAGAACAGGGGAAGAAAACATTAGTAAGGTAATGGCCCAAGCTGGGTATGCCAAGTATCAGGAATTTGAAACAAAGGAAACCATTTCCGTAAGTGCCCCTTCTCCAGGGCATGTTTCAAACCATTTTATCTCTGCGGATAACAAAATATCTCTGGCCAAGAAGATAGAAGTAAAACAGAAAGCCAAGAGAGACCATAAAACTGCACCTGTTTCAGAAATTGTGACTGATACGGCAGTCATCACAGATACTCCAACGGGACTCGTTGTGCAGgataaagaggaaagactatctgtTCATTCTCCTCCTATACAGAATTTCTTGGACATGAAGCCAGGCTCCTCCTGTAAAGGAGAGCTGAAAGTTGGAAGTACCGTAGAAGTCAAAGTGTCTTATGTCGAAAACCCTGGCTACTTCTGGTGCCAACTGACCAAGAACATTCAAGGCTTTAAAACTCTGATGTGCAACATCCAGGACTACTGCAAGAGTACAGCTACTCCTTACCAGGGGACCACCCCCGCTTGTTTGGCAAAACGAACAGTAAATGGAAAATGGTCGAGAGCCGTGATTAGCGGGTCACAATCTGCTGAGCATGTCAAAGTAATGTTTGTAGATTACGGAGACAAAGATATGGTATCTGTGAAGAGTATTTACTCAATTAGTGAAGAGTTTCTCAAGGTTAAGGCTCAGGCTTTTCGGTGTAGTCTTTATAATTTAATTCAGCCAACTGGTCAGAATCCTTTTGTGTGGGATGAAAAGGCCATACGAGCTTTTAGTGAATTTGTAGACAATGCATGGGAAGACAATCTCGAATTAAAGTGCACGATATTTGCTTTGGCTTCAGTACATGATGAAGAACTGTTTAATGTTGTGGATTTGCTAACACCCTTTCAGAGTGCATGCCAGTTTTTGGTAGAAAAGCAACTTGCAAGAGCAGTTAAACTTCAGAAGCCTCTGGAGTCCTCTGTTCAGCTACATTCTTACTACTATTCCACACATGATATGAAAATTGGAACTGAAGAATTGGTGTATGTAACACATATTGATGACCCTTGGACATTTTATTGCCAGCTGGGAAGAAATGCAAGTATTTTAGAACAGTTGTCCTATAATATCACACAATTAAGTAAAGTTTTGCTGAATTTAAAAACATCTCCCTTGATCCCTGGAACCTTGTGCCTTGCCAAGTATACTGATGGAAACTGGTATAGGGGGATAATAacagaaaaagaaccaaataaagtcttttttgttgattttggaaACATTTATGTGGTAACAAGCGATGATCTGCTTCCAATACCTGATGATGCATATGATGTCTTACTTTTGCCCATGCAAGCTGTTAAATGTTCATTGTCTGATATTCCTGATAGTATACCAGAAGAAATTACAACATGGTTTCAAGAGACTGTTTTAGATAAGTCATTGAAGGCTCTGGTTGTAGCAAAAGATCCAGATGGAAGACTAATTATAGAACTGTATGATGACAGTATTCAAATTAATGCTAATATTAATGAGAAGTTAGGACTACTTGGCTACAAAGgtgagacaagaaaaaaagaaactgaagcactCCTCACTGTCACTGAAACCCTTgaggtaaaaaaggaaaatatgagatCGTCACCTAAAGAGTATTTAAGTAAATCAGCAGAGAACAAATTGTGCAGTATGGAGATCTTGGGAGAATCCTACAAATCTAAGGTCAGCTCAGCATGTAAGGAAACCAAGCTTTTACGAAGTTCCACCAAGACAAACTTAATCACTCAATATCAGGACTCTAGGGAAAATAAGGGTCATCAAGTGTGTCCACTAACAacagcaaagaaaggagaaagcttTGCTGAGCCACCTTTGAAAGCCACAAAACTAGAAGCCACTCTTTCAGAGAGAAACATAGAAGATTCATGTAACAAGGATTTGCCTCTAAAATTTTCAGAGTTCCCTCAGAAGGTTATAATGCCTGGCTTTAAAACAGCTGTGTATGTTTCTCATATAAATGACCTTTCAGACTTCTATGTTCAACTAACAGAAGATGAGGCTGAAATCACTCATCtttcagagagattaaatgatgTTAGAGCAAGGCCAGAATATTATTCAGGTCCACCTTTGCAGAGAGAAGATGTAATATGTGCCATTTTTCCAGAAGACAATTTATGGTATCGTGCTGTGGTCAGAGAACAACAACCCAATGACCTTCTCTCTGTGCAATTTATAGATTATGGCAATGTTTCTGTGGTTCATGCTAGTAACGTAGGTAAACTTGACCTTATTAATGCACTGTTACCAGGATTGTGCATTCACTGCTCCTTGAGGGGACTTCGGGTAcctgagattttaaaatgtaaggaaatgATGCAGTACTTTTCCCAGAGGACAGATGAGGTTCAGATAAGATGTGAATTTGTGAAATTTCAAGACAAATGGGAAGTTATTCTTGCTGATGAACATGGGATCATAGCAGAAGATATGATTAGAAGATATGCTTTCTGTGAAAAATCTCAAGTGGGACTTTCTgatcaaataattaaaagtacCTGTTCAAAGTCTGTCAAAAAAACCAACATTGATACTTCACTCTTTCTTAACTGGTATAAGCCAAAGATGAAGATGATAAGAGCTTATGCCACTGTGATAGATGGGCCTGAATATTTTTGGTGTCAGTTTGCCGATACTGAGAAACTTCAGTATTTAGAAGTAGAAGTACAAACTGCTGGAGAGCAGGTAACGGATTGGAGAAGTTGTGTCCCATGCCCTCATATTGGAGATCCTTGCATAGTGAGATATAGAGAAGATGGGCATTATTATCGGGCACTTATCACCAGTATTTGTGACGATTATCTCGTATCCGTCAGACTTGTAGACTTTGGAAACGTCGAAGACTGTGTGGACCCCAAAGCACTCTGGAACATCCCTTCTGAACTTTTGGTGGTTCCCATGCAAGCCTTTCCATGTTGCCTCTCAGGATTCAATATTTCAGAAGGTGTGTGCCCTCAAGAGGGAAATGACTACTTTTATGAAATAGTGACAGAAGATGTGTTGGAGATAACAATATTAGAGATCAAAAGGGATGTTTGTAACATCCCTTTAGCAATTGTTGACttgaaaagcaaaggcaaaagtattaatgagaaaatgaagaaatattctaAGATTGGTGTTAGTGATCTGCCCTATGAAAAGAAATGCCCAGAGATAAAGGGAGCCCTTGGCTCCCTCAGTCCTGAGGTTGGACTTAAGAAACCAAGTAGTAAAGCTGGACAAGAGAAAACTCTCTCTGTGGAACCACAGACAGATGATGAAAGAGTTGAAAAAGACTTCAACATTATTGAAACCAAACCAAGTAAATTCTATAACCCTGACATTGATGACATTTTTGAAGCTTTTGAAAACCCATGCAAAGATAATATTGGTCCTGAGGtactagaaagaaaaatagagtgcCATTTGGTTGACAAAGCAAAGTTTGATGATAAATACCTCATGGCAGGATTTAATGCGTTATTACCGCAGGCTAGTGAAACAAAGGAGATATTAGAACTAAACTCACTTGAGGTGCCCCTTTATCCTGATGAGGAATCAAAAGAGTTCCTGGAACTGGAATCCATTGAGTTGCAGCATTCTCTTGTCGgggatgaagagaaagaagagctagGCCTGGTGCCTCCAATTGTGCCGCTCCCCCAGGGCTGTGACACCGAAGCCACCCTGCAGCCATTCCCAGTGCAGCTTCCCCTCAGCTGTGAATCTGAGAAACAGCCAGAACTAGAATTACCCACAGCCCAGCTGTGTCTAGATGACAAAATAAACCCTTTGTCTCTAAGAGTTGGTCAGAAAGCCCAAGAATCCACGTGTGCTGAAGACACAGGAAAGTCAAGTTGTGTAGAATGTTTCGAGGACCAGCATAGGTTATCATTGCATCTACATGGAAAGAATCATGATCCCAACCTGCAGATTGAGATgaatatatacaaagaagaatTTACAGATTATAAAAACAGAGATGCCATTTCATCATTGACTCTGTTCTCTGAAGAAGAATCCAGAGATGGGAAGAACCATGATGCTTTACAACTTCATATCTCAG CTCAACCAGAGAACACCTACACTCTGAAAGGATTTACTGTTGGATCCAAATGTGTTGTGTGGTCAAGTCTAAGAAACACATGGTCCAAATGTGAGATTCTGGAAATTGCTGAAGAAGGCACAAGG GTTTTAAACTTTTCAAATGGTATGGAGGAGATAGTGAAGCCTGAGAATGTCTGGAATGGTATACCCAAATTGGATAAGAGTCCATCTGAG gtttctctctctctctctctctgtttgttttccagaaaaagGGTCTGGAAGTGA